In Nitrospiria bacterium, the DNA window CGCTCCGGGTCCATGGCAGCGTGCGGTTCGCAAACGAGCCCTCGCCCCGGAGGAGGAGAAAGATATAGGATCCCATACAGAACTTTCCGAAGATCAACGCGCCCAACGCCACGACGAGAAAGCCTTCCAGAATCCAGGCCGCGACCAGCCATTCTAATAGGAGGGAGAGGCCGATCCCGAGCATGAAGGAGGCCGCCATCCCCTGCGCGAAGCGCCTCGGCCCCGGCGCGGGCGTCAGTCGCGGGAGCCCCTTCGGGCCGGCGATGAGGCCGTTGTAGAGGGCATCGATCGGATTCAGCGCGGGGAGGAGCACGTTCCACCAAAGAACGGCCGAGAGAGTCAGGAAGACGGGCCACGCTTGAAAGACCAAA includes these proteins:
- a CDS encoding DUF4395 family protein, whose translation is MERSAQLNFIQQQGFRNATASACEFQYTALMVQPRLIGIIVVSGLVFQAWPVFLTLSAVLWWNVLLPALNPIDALYNGLIAGPKGLPRLTPAPGPRRFAQGMAASFMLGIGLSLLLEWLVAAWILEGFLVVALGALIFGKFCMGSYIFLLLRGEGSFANRTLPWTRSAD